In Streptomyces sp. NBC_01426, one genomic interval encodes:
- a CDS encoding EF-hand domain-containing protein, whose protein sequence is MASAFQELKLKGMFAAFDADGDGFLREEDFTALVARWSRLPGVGPGTEVRARVEALLMGWWAALLETGDANGDGAIDMGELLALVDRLPAMVADVTATADTVFDAVDANGDGRISPEEHRRLVETWNGQPVDVTGVFELLDLNGDGHLSREEFALLWRQFWISDDPAEPGNWLCGRFSG, encoded by the coding sequence ATGGCCAGCGCGTTTCAGGAACTCAAGCTCAAGGGGATGTTCGCCGCGTTCGACGCGGACGGCGACGGCTTCCTGCGCGAGGAGGACTTCACCGCGCTCGTCGCCCGGTGGAGCCGCCTGCCGGGGGTGGGGCCCGGCACGGAGGTCCGCGCACGGGTGGAGGCCCTGCTGATGGGGTGGTGGGCGGCGCTGCTGGAAACCGGGGACGCCAACGGGGACGGCGCGATCGACATGGGTGAGCTGCTCGCCCTCGTCGACAGGCTGCCCGCCATGGTCGCGGACGTCACCGCGACCGCGGACACCGTCTTCGACGCCGTGGACGCCAACGGCGACGGCCGCATCTCCCCCGAGGAACACCGCAGGCTCGTGGAGACGTGGAACGGGCAGCCCGTGGACGTGACGGGTGTCTTCGAACTGCTCGACCTGAACGGCGACGGCCACCTCAGCCGGGAGGAGTTCGCGCTGCTGTGGCGCCAGTTCTGGATCAGCGACGATCCGGCGGAGCCGGGCAACTGGCTCTGCGGCCGGTTCTCCGGCTGA
- a CDS encoding AfsR/SARP family transcriptional regulator: protein MDFRLLGPVSAFSGRVEVPIGPPKRRALLALLVLAEGASVGAERIIEGLWDDRPPTHARTVVYGHVSALRGLLREEPDTELVTRDGGYALHAPPASADLWRFRELVRAAGVSGAEPTESLREALGLWRGRALDGVGDTPLMAAAADRLVDEHLAVLERFAAALHAGGRGAEALSLLGPAAERHPLRESLIAAVVRALHQADRQADAVALYRRTQRRLAGELGVDPGAALSEAYLTLLRSGPPRRPAAPAARRAPVSPPRAPDHRPAIAVQAPARPSPFLLPRAPAGFVSRTDDLARLTLVARADRAPLSVITGPAGVGKTSLAVHWAYAHAADFPDGVLYADLRAGGPDGAGCLTTGVLHDFLQAFGVPEERLPAEARATENLYRATLAGRRTLVLLDNAGDSGQVRPLLPGTPGSTVLVTSRNRMEGLVATDCARLLPLERLAPADGVRVLRTVIGADRVDAEPAAAAELSVLCDGLPLALRLAAARLAARPRLALRAMADDLLDEQRRLSLLNGEDLGVEATLRMSVHQLPPDAALLFRQLALHVGSEIDRGAASALGGLPLPAAGEALEALAAAHLVEERTSGRYLMHDLTRLYARSFADRADGAGLRRLLVHYLSAARAATVAAEPGSQPCCTVPADLAPAGPPPVFTDRLQAMAWLGTERANLTAAVAAAVGAGFPDVAWRIAVQLWPLVVRQVHDGWEPVLLRALSAATGIGDPDAQSRLRSLLGWVLTENGRHTAALEHLHRAPELAERAGDPVGRVIALINWAVALERAGDLSGAGERREQAARAARDLDHPHTEVLALYHLATHYLTTGRPSEALAHCRRGLELASDEQSDERRALLLDTCGKALRALGRAEEARRCWTRAAALAGHRGPGDDTSAAPARGRRRQTHGTSKVTEALLPGPPGLRQPWPDGTRQS from the coding sequence ATGGACTTCCGGTTGCTCGGACCGGTGTCGGCCTTCTCGGGGCGGGTCGAGGTGCCGATCGGGCCGCCCAAGCGTCGGGCCCTGTTGGCGTTGCTGGTGCTCGCGGAGGGCGCGTCGGTGGGCGCCGAGCGCATCATCGAGGGGTTGTGGGACGACCGGCCGCCGACGCACGCCCGGACCGTCGTCTACGGCCACGTGTCGGCCCTGCGCGGGTTGCTGCGGGAGGAGCCGGACACCGAACTCGTCACCAGGGACGGTGGGTACGCCCTGCACGCCCCGCCCGCCTCGGCGGACCTGTGGCGCTTTCGTGAGCTGGTGCGCGCGGCCGGGGTCTCTGGGGCGGAGCCGACGGAGTCGCTGCGGGAGGCCTTGGGGTTGTGGCGCGGTCGGGCGCTCGACGGGGTGGGTGACACGCCGCTGATGGCCGCGGCCGCCGACCGGCTGGTCGACGAACACCTGGCCGTGCTGGAACGTTTCGCTGCCGCCCTGCACGCAGGCGGGCGGGGTGCGGAGGCACTTTCGCTGCTCGGGCCCGCCGCGGAGCGGCACCCCCTGCGCGAGTCCCTGATCGCGGCCGTCGTCCGTGCGTTGCACCAGGCGGACCGTCAGGCCGACGCCGTCGCGCTGTACCGGCGTACGCAGCGCCGGCTGGCCGGGGAACTGGGCGTCGACCCGGGCGCCGCGCTGTCCGAGGCGTACCTGACGCTGCTGCGTTCCGGGCCGCCGCGGCGCCCGGCCGCGCCCGCCGCCCGGCGGGCCCCGGTGTCACCGCCGCGGGCGCCCGACCACCGGCCGGCCATCGCCGTACAGGCGCCCGCGAGGCCCTCGCCGTTCCTGCTGCCGCGTGCCCCGGCCGGCTTCGTCAGCCGTACGGACGATCTCGCGCGGCTGACCCTGGTCGCCCGTGCGGACCGGGCGCCGCTGAGCGTGATCACCGGCCCGGCCGGGGTCGGCAAGACCTCGCTCGCGGTCCACTGGGCGTACGCCCACGCCGCCGACTTCCCCGACGGCGTCCTGTACGCCGACCTGCGGGCCGGTGGGCCGGACGGCGCGGGCTGCCTGACGACCGGTGTCCTGCACGACTTCCTCCAGGCCTTCGGCGTTCCCGAGGAGCGGCTGCCGGCGGAGGCGCGCGCCACCGAGAACCTGTACCGGGCCACGCTCGCCGGCCGCCGTACCCTCGTCCTCCTCGACAACGCCGGCGACTCGGGCCAGGTACGTCCGCTGCTGCCCGGAACACCCGGCTCCACGGTGCTGGTCACCAGTCGCAACCGGATGGAGGGGCTCGTGGCGACGGACTGCGCGCGGCTGCTGCCGCTCGAACGGCTGGCGCCCGCGGACGGGGTGCGGGTGCTGCGCACCGTCATCGGCGCCGATCGGGTGGACGCGGAGCCGGCCGCCGCCGCGGAGCTGTCCGTGCTGTGCGACGGCCTGCCGTTGGCGCTGCGGTTGGCCGCGGCGAGGCTGGCGGCGCGGCCCCGGCTCGCGCTGCGCGCCATGGCCGACGACCTGCTCGACGAGCAGCGGCGGCTCTCCCTGCTGAACGGCGAGGACCTCGGTGTCGAGGCGACACTGCGGATGAGCGTGCACCAGTTGCCGCCGGACGCCGCGCTGCTGTTCCGTCAACTCGCCCTGCACGTGGGGTCGGAGATCGACCGGGGGGCCGCGTCCGCGCTCGGCGGGCTGCCGCTCCCGGCGGCCGGCGAGGCCCTGGAGGCCCTGGCCGCGGCCCATCTCGTCGAGGAACGGACCAGCGGCCGGTACCTGATGCACGATCTGACCCGCCTGTACGCGCGGTCCTTCGCGGACCGGGCCGACGGCGCGGGACTGCGGCGGCTGCTGGTGCACTACCTGTCCGCCGCCCGCGCCGCGACGGTGGCGGCCGAACCGGGCAGCCAGCCCTGCTGCACCGTGCCCGCGGACCTGGCCCCGGCCGGCCCGCCGCCCGTCTTCACCGACCGTCTCCAGGCGATGGCCTGGCTGGGTACCGAACGGGCCAACCTGACCGCGGCGGTCGCCGCCGCGGTGGGGGCGGGGTTCCCGGATGTGGCCTGGCGCATCGCCGTACAGCTGTGGCCGCTCGTCGTGCGGCAGGTGCACGACGGCTGGGAGCCGGTCCTGCTGCGCGCCCTCTCCGCCGCCACCGGGATCGGCGACCCGGACGCGCAGTCGCGGCTGCGTTCGCTGCTCGGCTGGGTCCTCACCGAGAACGGCCGGCACACCGCCGCGCTGGAGCACCTGCACCGTGCCCCGGAACTCGCCGAACGGGCCGGCGATCCGGTCGGCCGGGTCATCGCCCTGATCAACTGGGCGGTGGCGCTGGAACGCGCGGGCGACCTGTCGGGCGCCGGAGAGCGCCGCGAACAGGCCGCCCGTGCGGCCCGGGACCTCGATCACCCCCACACCGAGGTCCTGGCCCTGTACCACCTGGCCACCCACTACCTCACCACGGGGCGTCCGTCGGAGGCGCTGGCCCACTGCCGCCGCGGCTTGGAACTCGCCTCGGACGAGCAGTCGGACGAGCGCCGTGCGCTGCTCCTCGACACCTGCGGCAAGGCGTTGCGGGCCCTGGGCCGGGCCGAGGAGGCCCGGCGTTGTTGGACCCGGGCGGCGGCCCTCGCCGGGCACCGGGGGCCGGGTGACGACACCTCAGCGGCGCCCGCCCGGGGGCGCCGGCGTCAGACCCACGGCACCTCGAAGGTCACCGAGGCGTTGTTGCCGGGGCCGCCCGGCCTCCGGCAGCCGTGGCCGGACGGCACGCGGCAGTCGTAG
- a CDS encoding Crystal protein ET79 produces the protein MPTDPVSRRAFRRGTATTSAARGTASLRAAVVVAVAATALLAPTVTATASTGNDTPGQSTAVAQSARSTKVTVVNGTTTTMYRNYTSLSHGVWDDATPPEKIDGGASAAWGSHSSGMMTGTEGYARYAVGTDGEISIHWNNPYAGGNGYSCDVPAGYSCSRSGGGGNNAEVTFTIGRNGVRAATPASGFSTTGAGARNATSAAAAARSTHVTLQNRTPNEMVRTSSSLSHGTWSDNMVPPDRVYPMSNGTWQSESNGFMTGTQGSAVYNMYEVGNVAIHWNNPYSGSNKYACDVPSGFTCRQDGGGGDNAAVTFTVSKG, from the coding sequence ATGCCGACCGACCCGGTATCCCGCAGGGCCTTCCGCAGGGGCACGGCCACCACCTCCGCGGCACGCGGAACCGCCTCCCTGCGCGCCGCGGTCGTGGTGGCCGTGGCCGCCACCGCGCTGCTCGCCCCGACCGTCACCGCCACCGCCTCGACCGGCAACGACACTCCCGGACAGTCCACCGCGGTGGCACAGTCGGCGCGCAGCACCAAGGTGACCGTCGTCAACGGCACCACGACGACGATGTACCGCAACTACACCTCCCTCTCGCACGGGGTCTGGGACGACGCCACACCGCCCGAGAAGATCGACGGAGGCGCCTCCGCCGCCTGGGGGTCGCACTCCTCGGGAATGATGACGGGCACCGAGGGCTACGCCCGGTACGCGGTCGGCACCGACGGCGAGATCTCCATCCACTGGAACAACCCGTACGCCGGCGGCAACGGCTACAGCTGCGACGTCCCCGCCGGCTACAGCTGTTCGCGCAGCGGTGGTGGCGGCAACAACGCCGAGGTGACGTTCACGATCGGCCGGAACGGGGTCAGGGCGGCCACACCCGCATCCGGCTTCTCGACCACCGGCGCGGGGGCACGGAACGCGACGAGCGCCGCCGCAGCCGCGCGCAGCACGCACGTCACCCTGCAGAACCGCACCCCCAACGAGATGGTCCGCACCTCGTCGAGCCTGTCGCACGGCACGTGGAGCGACAACATGGTCCCGCCGGACCGCGTGTACCCGATGTCCAACGGCACCTGGCAGTCGGAGTCGAACGGCTTCATGACCGGGACGCAGGGGTCGGCGGTCTACAACATGTACGAGGTCGGCAACGTCGCCATCCACTGGAACAACCCCTACTCGGGGAGCAACAAGTACGCCTGTGACGTCCCGTCGGGCTTCACCTGCCGTCAGGACGGCGGCGGTGGCGACAACGCCGCCGTCACCTTCACCGTGAGCAAGGGCTGA
- a CDS encoding helix-turn-helix domain-containing protein, with translation MTTGSDGLAGLLSGLKKRSGLSYGALAGRLHVSTSTVHRYCNGDAVPTEFGTIERFAKQCGATRDELVEAHRRWIIADDARRRPRPAAHEPAERPPVTTGTSGTPSAAPDEAAGATGPHSPAPTPAPEDAPKGGALPLTAPEAESEGNADPESGATPAAAPGASGAGATRWSRRGRDASRSAAVGSAARRRGVRIALAAGTVAVLAVPAAYAVTRYAADEPTPSGPSAPVTPSSGRTSPSAPGPGPAASASASAGPTASGSATAARGASPGAGASAPAPGREGSSTPGGTPPSGDGAAVQPPSVGVSSYNWDAPCGENYLLDQPEGQVPPPSAPQDTRGWARALGAVDAGAMRLQLTAKGRAEEAVVITGIDVRVVERGAPLAWRAFSMGDGCGSGITPQTFDIDLDDARPVTRAKDGQDGGTTVPAKGFPFKVSSHDPQVFNLDIHTEGHQASWYLEVGWSSGDRRGTVRVDDGGRPFRTSALEGRPRFGWWPDRSEWVAY, from the coding sequence GTGACCACGGGATCGGATGGCCTGGCCGGACTGTTGAGCGGGCTCAAGAAGCGTTCGGGGCTGAGCTACGGAGCGCTCGCCGGGCGGCTGCACGTGAGTACGTCGACGGTGCACCGGTACTGCAACGGAGATGCCGTTCCCACCGAGTTCGGGACGATCGAGCGGTTCGCCAAGCAGTGCGGGGCGACCCGCGACGAGTTGGTGGAGGCGCACCGGCGCTGGATCATCGCCGACGACGCGCGGCGGCGTCCGCGGCCGGCGGCCCACGAACCGGCCGAGCGGCCACCGGTCACGACCGGCACCTCGGGCACCCCGAGTGCGGCACCCGATGAGGCGGCCGGCGCAACCGGTCCGCACTCCCCCGCGCCAACGCCCGCGCCCGAGGACGCCCCGAAGGGCGGCGCGTTGCCGTTGACGGCACCGGAAGCGGAATCCGAGGGGAATGCGGATCCGGAGTCCGGTGCGACGCCGGCCGCCGCCCCCGGGGCTTCCGGCGCCGGCGCCACGCGATGGTCCCGGCGCGGTCGCGACGCCTCGCGGTCCGCGGCCGTCGGCTCCGCGGCCCGACGCCGTGGTGTGCGGATCGCCCTGGCGGCCGGGACCGTCGCGGTGCTCGCCGTGCCGGCCGCGTACGCCGTGACCCGCTATGCCGCGGACGAGCCGACCCCCTCGGGCCCCTCCGCGCCGGTGACGCCCTCGTCGGGCCGGACCTCGCCGTCCGCCCCCGGACCCGGGCCCGCAGCGAGTGCCTCCGCCTCGGCCGGTCCCACGGCGAGCGGTTCGGCCACCGCGGCCCGCGGCGCCTCCCCCGGCGCCGGGGCGAGCGCGCCCGCGCCCGGCCGGGAAGGGTCGAGCACGCCCGGGGGGACACCGCCCTCCGGCGACGGGGCGGCCGTGCAGCCACCGAGCGTCGGGGTCAGCTCGTACAACTGGGACGCCCCCTGCGGGGAGAACTACCTGCTCGATCAGCCGGAGGGTCAGGTCCCGCCGCCCAGCGCCCCGCAGGACACCCGGGGTTGGGCCCGGGCGCTCGGGGCCGTGGACGCCGGAGCGATGCGGCTCCAGCTGACCGCGAAGGGCCGCGCGGAGGAGGCGGTGGTCATCACCGGGATCGACGTGCGGGTGGTCGAGCGCGGCGCGCCCCTCGCGTGGCGGGCCTTCTCCATGGGCGACGGCTGCGGCAGCGGCATCACCCCGCAGACCTTCGACATCGACCTGGACGACGCCCGGCCCGTGACCAGGGCGAAGGACGGTCAGGACGGCGGAACCACCGTGCCCGCCAAGGGCTTCCCGTTCAAGGTCTCGTCGCACGACCCGCAGGTGTTCAACCTCGACATCCACACGGAGGGACATCAGGCGAGCTGGTACCTGGAGGTGGGTTGGAGCAGCGGTGACCGGCGCGGCACGGTGCGGGTGGACGACGGCGGTCGGCCCTTCCGCACGAGCGCGCTGGAGGGCCGGCCGAGGTTCGGCTGGTGGCCGGATCGCAGCGAGTGGGTCGCCTACTGA
- a CDS encoding DUF4232 domain-containing protein produces the protein MRTTRTRRTALTACTAALLAATTLTACQGNDALTKEPSPAGAASVVQPSIGTTDSGKAQPAAHTPTEAGFVACAAGSTKIVATKVERPVNHMLLTVTNTGKRACDVYMAPLLRFDEEQAATQIVEDSKPQAVATLAPGESAYAGVTLSSATGEAAHGYKPEKLTLHFAARSDSGSVGAPVKVTLPAGTYKDDSAAVTYWLSSMQDALTY, from the coding sequence ATGCGCACCACCCGTACCCGTCGCACCGCCCTGACCGCCTGCACCGCCGCGCTGCTCGCAGCCACGACCCTGACCGCGTGTCAAGGCAATGACGCACTGACCAAGGAGCCGTCTCCCGCCGGCGCGGCCTCCGTCGTGCAGCCCTCGATCGGCACCACCGACAGCGGCAAGGCGCAGCCCGCCGCCCACACCCCCACCGAGGCCGGTTTCGTGGCCTGCGCGGCCGGTTCCACGAAGATCGTGGCCACCAAGGTGGAACGCCCCGTCAACCACATGCTGCTCACCGTCACCAACACCGGAAAGCGCGCCTGCGACGTCTACATGGCGCCCCTGCTGCGTTTCGACGAGGAACAGGCCGCGACGCAGATCGTCGAGGACAGCAAGCCGCAGGCCGTCGCGACCCTCGCCCCGGGCGAGTCCGCGTACGCGGGGGTGACCCTCAGCAGCGCGACCGGTGAGGCGGCCCACGGCTACAAGCCCGAGAAGCTCACCCTCCACTTCGCTGCCCGCAGCGATTCCGGTTCGGTCGGCGCCCCGGTCAAGGTGACGCTCCCGGCCGGCACGTACAAGGACGACAGCGCGGCCGTCACCTATTGGCTCTCCTCGATGCAGGACGCGCTGACGTACTGA